GAGGGGTCGGAGGCCAGTGATCGCGAACCGACGCCGCTCGAGCGGGCGATGAACGTCGCGGCGACGGTCGGACTGACGACCCAGCGCGTCGCGAGCGCACTCGACCGAGTGGGGCTCAAGGAAGCGGTCGGTACGCGGGTGCCCAACGACGCGATTCGGGCGGCGAGCGAACAGGTCGATTTCCCCGAGTCGGAAGCGTACGTCCGTTCGAAGAGCGAACTCGGCGTCCGGATCAACCTCGCCGGTCGCGAGCCGAACGGCCGGGTTCCCGAGTCGGCGTACGAAGCCGTCCGCGAGGATCTCATCGAGGCGCTGTCGGCAGTTCGAACGCCCGATGGCGAGCCGATGTTCGACGCCGTCGAACCGAGGGAAACCCATTTCGACGGACCACACGTCGAGGCGGCACCTGACATCGTAACGGTTCCGCGCGGATTCGATACCGCAATCGCAGCCGACCTCGGGAAAGGGCAGTTCGGCGAGCCGATGGAACCGTGGAATCACAAGCGAACCGGTATCGTCGCGGCCGCCGGCTCGACGTTCGACGAGTCCGCCTCGCTCGAGGGGGCGACGATCTTCGATATCACGCCGACGATCTGTTCGCTCTTCGACGTCCCGGTCGACGCGGCGATGGACGGCGAATCGCTTCCGATCATCGAGGGGAGTGCGGAACAACCGTACCCGGCGTACGATCCGGCCCCGCGTCGAACGACCGACGGCAGGGCCGTCGAAGAACGGCTGTCCGAATTGGGGTACCTATGAGCGTCGAGATACGCGTCTGTGACCCGCGAGCCGACGGGGACGAGTGGAACCGCTACGTCGACCGCTCCGACGGGACGAACCCGTTTTTCCGGGCCGAGGCGCTCGAATTGCAGGCGGAGGATACCGGGTCGACGCCGCACCTACTCGCCGGATTCAAGGGACAGGAACCGGTCGGACTCTTTCCCGTCTTCGAGTACGCCAGGGGTCCCGTCACCGGGGCCTTTTCTCCGGCCCCCCACTCGTGGACGGCGTACCTCGGGCCCGCGCTCCTGAACGTCGACAAACTCAAACAGCGTAAGGCCGATCGTCGGATCAAACGCTTCCTCGAGGGCTGTCTCGAGTGGATCGGCGAGGAGATATCGCCGCTGTACAGCAAATTCGTCACGGGCGAGTTCGACGACGTCCGGCCGTTCGTCTGGAACGGGTACGACATCGAACCCGGCTACACCTACGTCGTCGACCTCGACGGCACCGAGGACGAGCTACTGGACGGGTTCAGCAGCGACGCGCGGAGCAACATCCGGAACGCGGACGACGACCGGTACGTGATCGAGGAAAGCGACGCCGACGACGTCGAGCGCATCGTCGAACGGGTCAGGGAACGCTACGAGAGCCAGGGGCAGCCGTTCGGTCTGAGTACTGATTTCGCGCGATCCCTGTACGAAACGCTCCCTGACGGGTCGATTCGGCCCTACGTCTGTCGCGTCGACGGCGAGTTCCTCGGGGGCATCCTGGTCGTCGAGTCCGACCGGACGCGCTACCGCTGGCAGGGGGGCGTCAAACCGGACGCCGACGTCGACGTCGCGATCAACGACCTGCTGGACTGGCACGTCATGCGCGACGGGCTCAGCGAGGGGATCGACGAGTACGACCTGGTCGGTGCCGGGGTGCCCAGCATCAACCGGTAC
This portion of the Natrinema salinisoli genome encodes:
- a CDS encoding lipid II:glycine glycyltransferase FemX, which encodes MSVEIRVCDPRADGDEWNRYVDRSDGTNPFFRAEALELQAEDTGSTPHLLAGFKGQEPVGLFPVFEYARGPVTGAFSPAPHSWTAYLGPALLNVDKLKQRKADRRIKRFLEGCLEWIGEEISPLYSKFVTGEFDDVRPFVWNGYDIEPGYTYVVDLDGTEDELLDGFSSDARSNIRNADDDRYVIEESDADDVERIVERVRERYESQGQPFGLSTDFARSLYETLPDGSIRPYVCRVDGEFLGGILVVESDRTRYRWQGGVKPDADVDVAINDLLDWHVMRDGLSEGIDEYDLVGAGVPSINRYKAKFNPRLVTTYEITAGAFGIDLLVDRYQKHR